The following are from one region of the Corylus avellana chromosome ca1, CavTom2PMs-1.0 genome:
- the LOC132190563 gene encoding putative cysteine-rich receptor-like protein kinase 31 gives MRSTASTTLLLMRHHHHHHHRHRLCLRLRLRHRHRLHQVRRVWKISNCDHYSCALCCSCGTSHLHLHLFKSWEAMGETRKNAKISDFGMARLFEFDQIEANTSRIVGTFGYMASEYGTYGQFSVKSDVFNFGMEKLGGDNFKSCKSHTEIMRCIHIGLLCVQENVTDRPAMASVFLMLNTYSITLPEPSQATNFEHNDIKLDVLATGA, from the exons ATGAGATCTACGGCTTCTACCACCCTGCTGCTGATGcgccatcaccatcaccatcaccatcgcCACCGCCTCTGCCTCCGCCTCCGCCTCCGCCATCGCCACCGCCTCCACCAG GTGAGAAGAGTGTGGAAAATCTCCAACTGCGATCATTATAGTTGTGCCCTTTGTTGCTCTTGTGGTACTAGTCATCTCCATCTGCATCTATTTAAGAGTTGGGAGGCCATGGGAGAAACAAGGAA AAATgctaaaatttcagattttggtatGGCAAGATTGTTTGAATTTGATCAAATTGAAGCCAATACAAGTAGAATTGTGGGAACCTT TGGGTATATGGCTTCAGAATATGGGACATATGGACAATTCTCGGTGAAGTCTGATGTCTTTAATTTTG GTATGGAAAAACTGGGAGGGGACAACTTCAAATCTTGTAAATCCCACACTGAAATAATGAGATGCATCCACATTGGATTACTGTGTGTTCAAGAAAATGTAACTGATAGACCAGCTATGGCCTCGGTCTTTCTTATGCTTAATACCTACTCTATCACTTTGCCAGAGCCCTCACAAGCTACAAATTTTGAGCACAACGACATTAAACTAGATGTCCTTGCAACAGGAGCATAA
- the LOC132175003 gene encoding cysteine-rich receptor-like protein kinase 17 — protein sequence MAAVVSSRLVFLSAICTLIAPAIANRPTFLRQNCSDKQGNYTSDSSYMGNLNLVLSILSNNTEIEFGFYFSYYGKNHDKVYAIGLCRGDFKPDVCPNCLDVAKDYLTLQCCLSQKEAIGRLRGRAAAGGSRCKFAIGNAPGQNFQAINALVQCTPELSEQDCNYCLSLAFENYWNCCAGRIGGRTLRPSRNFRYEIYGFYHPAADAPSPSPSPSPPPLPPPPPPPSPPPPPGEKSVENLQLRSL from the exons ATGGCAGCTGTGGTTTCTTCAAGACTAGTCTTCCTGTCTGCCATATGCACTCTCATTGCTCCAGCCATTGCCAACCGGCCAACGTTCCTTCGCCAAAACTGTTCTGATAAGCAGGGTAACTACACCAGTGACAGTAGCTACATGGGAAACCTGAATCTCGTCCTCTCCATCCTCTCCAACAACACTGAAATTGAGTTCGGGTTCTATTTTTCGTATTATGGGAAAAACCATGACAAAGTCTATGCAATTGGACTTTGTAGAGGAGATTTTAAGCCTGATGTTTGCCCTAATTGCCTCGATGTCGCCAAAGATTATCTCACGCTACAGTGTTGTCTCAGTCAGAAGGAAGCAATA GGAAGGCTAAGAGGTCGAGCTGCAGCAGGTGGTTCTCGCTGTAAGTTTGCAATAGGAAATGCACCAGGACAAAACTTCCAAGCAATAAATGCACTTGTGCAGTGCACACCTGAATTGTCCGAGCAAGATTGCAATTATTGCTTGAGTTTGGCTTTTGAAAATTACTGGAATTGTTGTGCTGGGAGAATAGGTGGGAGAACTCTTAGACCCAGCCGTAATTTTAGGTATGAGATCTACGGCTTCTACCACCCTGCTGCTGATGcgccatcaccatcaccatcaccatcgcCACCGCCTCTGCCTCCGCCTCCGCCTCCGCCATCGCCACCGCCTCCACCAG GTGAGAAGAGTGTGGAAAATCTCCAACTGCGATCATTATAG
- the LOC132168167 gene encoding pentatricopeptide repeat-containing protein At1g06710, mitochondrial — MLVRQGMSKRGIKTILSHSVPSLSPSLRPNPFFPSKSPPPFPYAPKISRQNLLSVIARFISTYSPDNLEGLVDADSPFLQETSRVESVSAEDFAFLRDSSLDPNADSGSSAPNFESGKCSNDAVLILDAIREYNDGFGDKTQKFLRQFREKLNETLVVEVLSLAQNPELGVKFFIWAGRQIGYSHTKAVYDALLERLGCDDNERVPEQFLREIKDDDKEVFGKLLNVLIQKCCRNGLWNLALDELGRLKDFGYKPTRWTYNALVQVFLKADRLDTASLVHMEMSRLGFSMDGFTLGCFVRSLCKAGKWREALTLIEKEEFVPDTVLYTKMISGLCEASLFEEAMDFLNRMRSSSCIPNVLTYRTLLCGCLRKRQLGRCKRILSMMITEGCYPSPRIFNSLVHAYCKSGDYSYAYKVIKKMAICGCQPGYVVYNILVAGICGNEDLPSSDMLELAEKAYGEMLDAGAVLNKVNISNFARCLCGAGKFERAYNVIREMMSKGFIPDSSTYSKVIGFLCNASKVENAFLLFEEMKRNDVVPDVYTYTILIDSFCKAGLIEQARNWFDEMIRDGCAPNVVTYTALIHAYLKARKLSNANELFELMCSEGCFPNVVTYTALIDGHCKAGGIERACQIYARMRGNVETSDVDIYFRIDDGNSKEPNVFTYGALVDGLCKAHKVKEARNLLDAMLVEGCEPNHIVYDALIDGFCKAGKLDEAQEVFANMSERGYNPNVYTFSSLIDRLFKDRRLDLALKVLSKMLENSCAPNVVIYTEMIDGLCKVGKTGEAYKLMLMMEEKGCYPNVVTYTAMIDGFGKLGKIDKCLELLREMSSKGCAPNFITYRVLINHCCATGLFDEAHKLLDEMKQMYWPRHVSSYRKVIEGFNREFVLSLGLLDEISENDSVPIIPVYRILVDSFIKAGRLEAALALHEEIPLSFPLTTASKDMYTSLIESLSRASKVDKAFKLYADMVKRGGVAELNTFVHLIKGLININGWEEALQLSDSICQMDVHWLQQEESSYRE; from the exons ATGCTCGTTCGTCAAGGAATGAGCAAAAGAGGGATAAAGACTATACTCTCTCATTCAgtcccttctctctctccctctcttcggCCTAACCCCTTCTTCCCCTCCAAATCCCCACCACCATTTCCCTATGCACCCAAAATCTCCCGCCAAAATCTCCTCTCCGTCATCGCCCGATTCATCTCCACCTACTCCCCTGACAATCTCGAAGGGTTGGTTGATGCGGATAGCCCCTTTTTGCAAGAGACTTCGCGCGTCGAGTCGGTCTCGGCCGAAGATTTTGCCTTTCTGCGCGACTCTTCGTTGGATCCCAATGCGGATAGCGGGTCTTCGGCGCCGAACTTTGAGTCCGGTAAGTGTTCGAACGACGCTGTTCTGATATTGGATGCAATTAGGGAGTATAATGATGGGTTTGGTGACAAAACCCAGAAGTTTCTTAGGCAGTTTAGGGAGAAATTGAATGAAACTTTGGTGGTGGAGGTGTTGAGTCTTGCACAAAATCCTGAATTGGGTGTCAAGTTTTTCATATGGGCAGGGCGGCAAATTGGGTACAGTCACACAAAAGCTGTGTATGATGCATTGTTAGAGAGATTGGGGTGTGATGATAATGAAAGAGTACCGGAACAATTTTTACGAGAGATTAAGGATGATGATAAGGAAGTGTTTGGGAAGTTGCTTAACGTTTTGATTCAGAAGTGTTGCCGAAATGGGTTGTGGAATTTAGCGTTGGACGAGCTTGGGAGGCTCAAGGATTTTGGGTACAAGCCCACAAGATGGACCTATAATGCGTTGGTTCAAGTGTTTCTTAAAGCGGATCGGTTGGACACGGCTTCTTTGGTTCATATGGAGATGTCGAGGTTGGGGTTTAGCATGGATGGATTTACCCTAGGTTGTTTTGTGCGTTCTCTCTGCAAAGCGGGGAAGTGGAGGGAAGCTCTCACGTTGATTGAGAAGGAAGAGTTTGTGCCTGATACAGTTCTTTATACAAAGATGATATCTGGGTTGTGTGAAGCTTCGCTTTTTGAGGAAGCTATGGATTTCTTGAACCGAATGCGGTCTAGTTCTTGCATTCCTAACGTTTTGACATATAGGACTTTGCTTTGTGGGTGTTTGAGAAAAAGACAGCTTGGTAGGTGTAAGAGAATTCTCAGTATGATGATCACGGAGGGTTGTTACCCAAGTCCTAGGATTTTTAATTCCCTTGTTCATGCCTATTGCAAATCTGGAGATTACTCTTATGCCTATAAGGTAATTAAGAAAATGGCAATTTGCGGTTGTCAGCCAGGTTACGTTGTTTACAATATCTTGGTCGCTGGTATATGTGGCAATGAGGATTTACCAAGCTCAGACATGTTAGAGTTGGCTGAGAAAGCTTACGGTGAGATGCTTGATGCTGGGGCTGTATTGAATAAGGTTAATATCAGCAATTTTGCTCGATGTCTTTGTGGCGCTGGAAAATTTGAGAGAGCATATAATGTTATTCGTGAAATGATGAGTAAAGGATTTATACCAGATTCTAGTACCTATTCTAAAGTGATTGGTTTTTTGTGCAATGCCTCCAAGGTAGAAAATGCCTTTTTATTGTTTGAAGAAATGAAAAGGAATGATGTTGTTCCTGATGTCTATACATATACGATTTTGATTGATAGTTTCTGTAAAGCTGGTCTTATTGAACAGGCTCGCAACTGGTTTGATGAAATGATAAGGGATGGTTGTGCCCCTAATGTGGTCACTTACACTGCTCTTATACATGCATATCTTAAAGCTAGGAAACTGTCCAATGCAAATGAACTCTTTGAGTTGATGTGTTCTGAAGGTTGCTTTCCTAATGTTGTTACATATACGGCTTTGATTGATGGCCACTGTAAAGCTGGAGGAATTGAAAGAGCTTGCCAAATTTATGCGAGAATGAGAGGTAATGTGGAAACCTCTGATGTAGATATCTATTTTAGGATTGATGATGGCAATTCCAAAGAACCAAATGTTTTCACATATGGAGCATTGGTTGATGGTTTGTGCAAAGCTCACAAGGTCAAAGAGGCCCGTAACTTATTGGATGCTATGTTGGTGGAAGGTTGTGAGCCAAACCATATTGTGTATGATGCTCTTATAGATGGATTCTGCAAGGCTGGGAAGTTAGATGAAGCACAAGAGGTGTTTGCTAACATGTCAGAGCGTGGTTATAATCCTAATGTCTATACTTTCAGCTCTTTGATTGACAGGTTGTTCAAGGATAGAAGACTGGATCTCGCTTTGAAAGTCTTGTctaaaatgctagaaaattctTGTGCTCCAAATGTCGTCATCTACACGGAGATGATTGATGGTCTCTGTAAAGTTGGGAAGACAGGTGAAGCCTATAAGCTTATGCTGATGATGGAAGAAAAAGGGTGCTATCCAAATGTTGTGACTTATACTGCAATGATTGATGGCTTTGGGAAACTGGGTAAAATTGATAAATGCCTTGAGCTCTTGAGAGAAATGAGTTCAAAGGGTTGTGCTCCAAATTTTATCACCTATAGGGTTTTGATAAACCACTGTTGTGCCACTGGCCTTTTTGATGAGGCTCACAAACTTTTGGATGAAATGAAACAGATGTACTGGCCAAGGCATGTATCAAGCTACCGTAAGGTCATTGAAGGTTTCAATCGAGAATTTGTTTTATCTCTTGGGCTTTTGGATGAGATTAGTGAGAATGATTCAGTTCCGATTATTCCAGTATACAGAATATTGGTTGATAGTTTTATTAAGGCTGGAAGACTAGAAGCAGCTCTAGCGCTGCATGAAGAGATTCCGTTATCCTTCCCTTTAACAACTGCCAGCAAGGATATGTATACTTCTCTGATTGAGAGCCTCTCCCGTGCAAGTAAAGTTGATAAGGCTTTTAAACTGTATGCAGATATGGTAAAGAGAGGTGGTGTTGCAGAGCTTAACACGTTTGTTCACCTTATTAAAGGGCTAATCAATATTAACGGGTGGGAAGAAGCACTTCAACTATCAGATAGCATATGTCAGATG gATGTGCATTGGCTTCAACAAGAAGAGTCATCTTACAGAGAGTAG
- the LOC132167873 gene encoding cysteine-rich receptor-like protein kinase 8, translating to MMSYLAVELMAALVFLSAICILIAPAIAGPAFIHHSCSDEQDNYTSGSAYKANLNHLLSSLSSNITEGFYNLSDGENPDKVYAILLCRGDLKPDDCRNCLNVAIDNLTLELCPKQKEAIAWYEECMLRYSSRNIFSTMEDTPDFSWRNAYTFSDQEKPQYSRQFLSLSQSLTDRAAAGGSLRKFAVGHAAGPDVNTIYALVQCTPDLSEEDCKLCLTGAFASYWKYFAGIKGGRVLRPSCNFRHEINAFYNLTAEAPPPSPPSSAEAPPPSPPPSGKGSHKSTTTVIIVVLVFAFVVIAIFISIYFIVKKRREKPTIQLNPKTSSSSERHWDVFLNFRGEDTRNHFIDHLYAALARAKICTYKDDETLPRGETISTELLNAIRKSRIAIAVFSRGYASSTWCLDELAEIMDNRKIRGQTLLPIFYDIEPSDVREHTNTFAEAFAQHEEQFQNNMWKVQRWKEALTEAANCSGFEPKRIANGRESESIKKIVEDVRRRLKAGANRNVARRVKIKFLNLMGY from the exons ATGATGAGTTACTTAGCGGTGGAACTCATGGCAGCCCTAGTGTTCCTGTCTGCCATATGCATTCTCATTGCTCCAGCCATTGCTGGGCCAGCGTTCATTCACCATTCCTGTTCAGATGAGCAGGATAACTACACGAGTGGGAGTGCCTACAAGGCAAACTTGAATCACCTCCTCTCCTCCCTCTCCTCCAACATCACTGAGGGGTTCTATAATTTGTCTGATGGGGAAAACCCTGATAAAGTTTATGCAATTCTACTTTGTCGAGGAGATTTGAAGCCAGATGATTGCCGTAATTGCCTCAATGTCGCCATAGATAATCTCACACTGGAGCTTTGTCCCAAGCAGAAGGAAGCCATAGCATGGTATGAAGAGTGCATGTTACGCTACTCAAGCCGCAACATATTTAGCACCATGGAAGATACTCCTGACTTTTCATGGAGGAACGCCTATACCTTTTCAGACCAAGAAAAGCCTCAATACAGTAGACAATTCTTGAGCTTGTCGCAAAGCCTAACAGATCGAGCTGCAGCAGGTGGTTCTCTCCGTAAGTTTGCAGTAGGACATGCAGCAGGACCAGACGTCAATACAATTTATGCACTTGTGCAGTGCACGCCCGATTTGTCTGAGGAAGACTGCAAACTTTGCTTGACTGGGGCTTTTGCAAGTTACTGGAAATATTTTGCTGGGATAAAAGGTGGGAGAGTTCTTAGGCCTAGCTGTAATTTTAGGCATGAGATCAACGCCTTCTACAACCTCACAGCTGAAGCACCACCACCATCGCCGCCTTCTTCAGCTGAAGCACCACCACCATCGCCGCCGCCTTCAG GTAAAGGGAGTCACAAATCTACAACTACAGTCATTATAGTTGTGCTCGTTTTTGCTTTTGTGGTAATAGCCATCTTCATTTCCATCTATTTTATAGTGAAGAAGCGAAGGGAGAAACCAACAA TCCaattaaaccctaaaacttCATCATCTTCTGAACGTCATTGGGATGTCTTCCTCAATTTTAGAGGTGAAGACACCCGCAATCATTTCATCGATCACCTTTATGCTGCCTTGGCGCGAGCCAAAATTTGCACCTATAAAGATGATGAGACGCTTCCAAGAGGGGAGACCATCTCTACTGAACTTCTCAATGCAATTCGAAAATCAAGGATTGCTATTGCGGTTTTCTCCAGAGGCTATGCTTCTTCCACATGGTGCCTTGATGAGCTTGCGGAGATCATGGACAATAGGAAAATTAGAGGGCAAACTCTTCTTCCAATATTTTATGACATAGAACCCTCGGATGTCCGAGAACATACCAATACTTTTGCAGAAGCATTTGCTCAGCATGAAGAGCAGTTTCAGAACAATATGTGGAAGGTGCAAAGGTGGAAAGAAGCTCTTACTGAAGCTGCAAATTGTTCCGGCTTCGAGCCCAAACGCATTGCAAATGG GCGTGAGTCAGAATCCATCAAGAAGATTGTTGAAGACGTTAGGCGTAGATTAAAAGCCGGTGCTAACCGGAATGTTGCCAGgcgggtaaaaataaagttcctaAACCTCAtggggtattag